A stretch of DNA from Paenibacillus sp. FSL W8-0186:
GAAGGTTAACAAGCATACCGGCACGACATCCCGCCAGAACAATAGTCCGGATTTCCGCTTGCGAACAAGCAGGAATCCTAGAAAAATAACGAGGATCAGCTTAAAAAACTCCGCCGGCTGAAAGCTGATTCCGCCCGGCAGCGTCATCCATCCCGTCGCGTTATGATATGTGTTCCCGATGAACATGACCACGACGAGCAGACATAGTCCAAACAAATAAATATATATCGCATTTTTGATCAGCAGGCGGAAATCAAGCAAGGACACCAGAAAAAACACGGCAAAACCCAAAATGTAATATTTCAGCATTTGCAGGTGATACCCGCTGTACTTCGTGCCCGAGGTTGCGCTGTAAAGGACCGCGATACTGATCCCCATGAGGATAAGCAAAATAAATACGATCGTGAAGTCAATTTTTTTAAGCTTGTTAAGCATTTGCCTTCCTCCTGCTCCAAACGATGAATGTGCAAAAACCGCCACTACATTTATTGTAAGTAAAAGTCAGGTTAAAGTCTATCTGGCAGCCCCAGAAAAGATTCCCCCGAAGACTGACGCCTTGCCTGCCGACAGCCCCGCTGAGAATAGGCCCAGCCTTTAATTCGCCACAAAAAAATTCCCCGGACGATGCGCCGGTGTTAACCTGCCGCTCTCGTCCAGGGAAGCTGTTGCTGCGATACTCGCTATTGAAAGGACACGCGGTGCGGTCACGATGCTAGCCGTTGTCAGGGCTAATCGTTAACATTCCCAGCATCGGCCTTACCGTTCAGCGAGCGAGCCGCCAATTCTACTGCCGCATAGTCACTCTAAATCAGCGAACCGCGACACCCAGCACATGCCGGTCAATTCCGACCAAATCCGGAACGGTCACAATGTCCTGCCAATGCCCGGCTGCCCGCAGCATCTCGGCTACATCGGCGGCCTGCCCCAGGCCCAGCTCGAAGCCGATCAATCGAGGCGGCTGCGGAAGCAGCGCGAGCTGCGCCATCATCTCGCGGTATGGCGCCAGGCCGTCCGGGCCTCCGTCGAGTGCAGTGCGCGGCTCATAGTCGCGCACCTCCGGCTGGAGGCCCGCGATCACATCCGCCGGAATGTACGGCGGATTGGACACCACGATGTCCAGCGCCTCGCCCGCAAACGGTTCAAGCAGGTTCCCCTGCTTGAACGCCACGTCCAGGCCGAGCCGCCGGACATTGCCCTGCGCCACCGCCAGCGCGTCCGGCGAGATATCGCTCGCCGCCACGCGCCAATTCGGGCGCAGGTGCTTCAAGGCAGCGGCAATCGCGCCGCTGCCGGTGCCGATGTCGGCGGCATACAGCGCGCCGCCGGCCGGCAGGCGATCGGCCTGCTGCACGATCGCCTCCACGAGCAGCTCCGTCTCCGGGCGGGGAATCAGCACAGCCGGCGTGACTTGAAAGGTCAGGCCGTAGAATTCCTGCTCCCCGATAATGTACTGCGCTGGCTCGCCCGCCGCTTTGCGGCGGATCACTTCCTCCCACGCTTCCTTCTTCTCGCCCGGGAACGGATCGCGCAGCGCCGCCAAATAAGCGGCGCCCTCCAGGCCGAGCACATGCCGGATCAGCAGCTCGGCGTTGGAGTCCGGCTCCTGCACGCCCGCCGCCGCTAAAAAAGAAGAAGCCTCTCTGCGGGCTTCCGAAATATTGTGCTTGTCAGATAGGGTATAGCTCACGCCGTCTCTGTTCAAAGCGTTATTCTCCTTTATCCATCATTTCAGCTTGCTCCGCCAGGGTCAGCGCGGATACGAACTCTTCGATATCCCCGTTCATCACCTGATCCAGCTTATGAACCGTCAGGCCAATCCGATGGTCGGTTACCCGGCTCTGCGGGAAGTTATACGTACGGATCCGCTCACTGCGGTCACCTGTACCCACTTTGCTCTTCCGCTCGCCGGCGTATTTCGCCTCTTCCTCTTGGCGCATCATATCAGAAATCCGGGCCCGAAGCACCTGCAGCGCCTTCTCCTTATTGGAGTTCTGCGATTTGCCGTCCTGACACGTCGCCACAATCCCCGTCGGGATATGCGTGACCCGTACGGCCGACTTCGTGGTGTTAACGGACTGGCCGCCTGCACCGCTGGAGCAGAACGTATCGACGCGGATGTCCTTGTCGAGAATTTCGACGTCCACTTCCTCGGCTTCCGGCATAACCGCTACCGTCGAGGTGGAAGTATGAATCCGTCCGCCGGACTCCGTCGCCGGGATACGCTGTACGCGATGCGCACCGCTCTCGTATTTCATTTTGCTGTAAGCGCCGCGGCCGTTAATCATGAAAATAATTTCCTTGAAGCCGCCGAGATCGCTCTCGTTGACGTCCATGACATCCACTTTCCAGCCTTGGTTGTCAGCAAAGCGCGTATACATGCGGTACAAATCAGCCGCAAACAAAGCCGCTTCGTCCCCGCCAGCCGCACCGCGGATTTCCACGATAACGTTCTTGTCATCGTTCGGGTCTTTAGGCAAAAGGAGAATACGAATCTGCTCCTCCAGCTCCTGCTGGCGGGCGGACAGCTCCTCAATTTCCATCTTGACCATTTCGCGCATTTCATCGTCCAGCTTCTCGGCCTGCATAGCTTTCGCCGCCTCGAGCTCTTCGATGACTTTCTTATATTCGGTATAAGCCTCGTAAGCAGGCTGCAAGTCCGATTGTTCCTTGGAATAATCCCTTAGTTTCTTCGTGTCATTCGCTACATCCGGATCGCAGAGCAATTCGCTCAGTTTCTCATAACGATCAGCTAGGGATTGAAGTCGATCTAACAAGGGAAGCCACCTCTCTTTACATGGAAGTTTCCTGAAAATAGCCGTCCCTCAACGTTCAGCACATTAAGAGCAAACGACTGTTTATTATACCATAACTTCCGGCTTCTGAATAGGCCTCCCGGTCGGCCTCCGTTTCCCAGCACCGACATTTTCCTTACACAACCAATCCAGCCCCTGCTTTGGCTGCACA
This window harbors:
- the prmC gene encoding peptide chain release factor N(5)-glutamine methyltransferase, whose amino-acid sequence is MNRDGVSYTLSDKHNISEARREASSFLAAAGVQEPDSNAELLIRHVLGLEGAAYLAALRDPFPGEKKEAWEEVIRRKAAGEPAQYIIGEQEFYGLTFQVTPAVLIPRPETELLVEAIVQQADRLPAGGALYAADIGTGSGAIAAALKHLRPNWRVAASDISPDALAVAQGNVRRLGLDVAFKQGNLLEPFAGEALDIVVSNPPYIPADVIAGLQPEVRDYEPRTALDGGPDGLAPYREMMAQLALLPQPPRLIGFELGLGQAADVAEMLRAAGHWQDIVTVPDLVGIDRHVLGVAVR
- the prfA gene encoding peptide chain release factor 1, producing the protein MLDRLQSLADRYEKLSELLCDPDVANDTKKLRDYSKEQSDLQPAYEAYTEYKKVIEELEAAKAMQAEKLDDEMREMVKMEIEELSARQQELEEQIRILLLPKDPNDDKNVIVEIRGAAGGDEAALFAADLYRMYTRFADNQGWKVDVMDVNESDLGGFKEIIFMINGRGAYSKMKYESGAHRVQRIPATESGGRIHTSTSTVAVMPEAEEVDVEILDKDIRVDTFCSSGAGGQSVNTTKSAVRVTHIPTGIVATCQDGKSQNSNKEKALQVLRARISDMMRQEEEAKYAGERKSKVGTGDRSERIRTYNFPQSRVTDHRIGLTVHKLDQVMNGDIEEFVSALTLAEQAEMMDKGE